A region of Pseudomonas marginalis DNA encodes the following proteins:
- a CDS encoding CbbQ/NirQ/NorQ/GpvN family protein, whose translation MTEPFYQPQDNEQQLFEHAWRHHLPVLIKGPTGCGKTRFVQHMAHRLNLPLYTVACHDDLSAADLLGRHLIGTDGTWWQDGPLTRAVREGGICYLDEVVEARQDTAVVLHPIADERRELFLERTGEVLKAPSSFMLVVSYNPGYQNLLKGMKPSTRQRFVAMRFAYPPVADEERIVAREAGVDVALAAQVVRLGQALRRLDQHDLEEVASTRLLIFTARLIGAGMSPREACLACLAEPLSDDPQTVAALMDVVDVHFA comes from the coding sequence ATGACCGAGCCCTTCTACCAACCGCAGGACAACGAACAGCAGCTGTTCGAACACGCCTGGCGCCACCACCTGCCGGTGCTGATCAAAGGCCCCACGGGCTGTGGCAAGACGCGCTTCGTGCAGCACATGGCGCACCGCCTGAACCTGCCGCTGTACACCGTGGCCTGCCACGACGACCTCAGCGCCGCCGACCTGCTCGGCCGCCACCTGATCGGCACCGACGGCACCTGGTGGCAGGACGGCCCACTGACCCGCGCCGTGCGCGAAGGCGGGATCTGCTACCTCGACGAAGTTGTCGAAGCACGCCAGGACACCGCCGTGGTGCTGCACCCGATTGCCGATGAACGCCGTGAACTGTTCCTGGAACGCACCGGCGAAGTGCTCAAGGCGCCGTCGTCGTTCATGCTGGTGGTGTCGTACAACCCCGGCTACCAGAACCTGCTCAAGGGCATGAAACCCAGCACCCGCCAGCGCTTCGTGGCGATGCGGTTTGCCTACCCGCCGGTGGCCGACGAAGAACGCATCGTCGCCCGCGAGGCCGGTGTGGATGTGGCGCTGGCCGCCCAGGTCGTGCGCCTGGGCCAGGCGTTGCGTCGGCTTGACCAGCATGACCTGGAGGAGGTGGCCTCCACCCGGCTGCTGATCTTCACCGCCCGCCTGATCGGCGCCGGCATGAGCCCACGCGAAGCCTGCCTGGCGTGCCTGGCCGAACCGCTGAGCGACGACCCGCAGACCGTCGCCGCGCTGATGGACGTGGTGGATGTGCACTTTGCCTGA